A section of the Pedobacter sp. HDW13 genome encodes:
- a CDS encoding DUF4843 domain-containing protein gives MRKLFYLVLLIAVAAVSSCKQDQYYLFNDIGRVQFGPEPNRIYTTSYDLVDTLKPYTFYYKDATVLQDTIYFDIYAIGGTTKTDRAFTLEQEQIPNAVNAVAGTHYVAFNDPKVSKFYVIKAGTVHTRVPVIVLRDASLKTNTPKLKFKITANADFQLGEQNKLWRKIEVTDRLSQPAQWTASFTQYYFGKYSVVKHSFLINSSGEKWDNDFINNLYAVGGLLSYYQITMKTALINYNNAHPGAPLVDEFGEVVVFP, from the coding sequence ATGAGAAAATTATTTTACCTGGTATTGCTAATAGCTGTAGCAGCTGTTAGCTCATGCAAACAAGATCAGTATTATTTGTTTAACGACATAGGTAGGGTACAATTTGGGCCTGAGCCGAACCGGATATATACCACCTCTTACGATCTTGTAGATACACTAAAGCCTTATACGTTTTATTACAAAGATGCAACCGTACTGCAGGATACCATTTACTTTGATATTTATGCCATCGGTGGAACCACCAAAACCGATAGGGCTTTTACGCTCGAACAGGAGCAGATTCCTAACGCAGTAAACGCGGTTGCAGGTACCCATTATGTGGCCTTTAACGATCCGAAGGTGAGCAAATTTTATGTAATCAAGGCTGGTACGGTACATACCCGTGTACCGGTAATTGTTTTGCGCGATGCCAGTTTAAAAACAAACACACCCAAGTTAAAATTTAAAATTACGGCCAATGCCGATTTCCAGCTGGGTGAACAAAATAAACTCTGGCGAAAAATTGAAGTTACCGATCGTTTAAGCCAGCCGGCCCAATGGACAGCATCTTTTACCCAGTATTATTTTGGTAAATACAGTGTGGTAAAACATAGCTTCCTGATCAATAGCTCAGGCGAGAAATGGGATAACGATTTTATCAACAACCTCTATGCCGTAGGCGGTTTGCTGAGTTATTATCAGATTACCATGAAAACCGCATTAATCAACTATAACAATGCACATCCCGGCGCGCCATTGGTTGATGAATTTGGCGAAGTAGTAGTTTTTCCTTAA
- a CDS encoding DUF1826 domain-containing protein, protein MNDKFSDNNQIEIVASFSELVNTNFQGDTNAMCWHRNLAGDFKEVVTKLQLEQDITVVLPENLLSLQLSEEGSMARRIILNDLKLLTDFGASPSLNLIKSYQRDEELDFISTDVYSYHVDRSPVATDTFLCTYYGAAGDIIPNHQVEQKVLIPEIREKLKALHEGPEAGFETFLAEYYFDLHYQPKNNAKPVNLGLGHLWKLAVDHPEQKVLPCVHRAPVENEGEYRLLLIC, encoded by the coding sequence ATGAACGATAAATTTTCAGACAACAATCAAATTGAAATTGTTGCCAGCTTTTCTGAACTGGTAAATACCAATTTTCAGGGAGATACCAATGCCATGTGCTGGCACAGAAATTTAGCTGGAGATTTTAAAGAAGTTGTGACTAAACTCCAGTTGGAGCAGGATATCACAGTGGTTCTTCCCGAAAACCTTTTATCGTTGCAACTTTCTGAAGAGGGGAGTATGGCTAGGAGAATTATTCTAAATGACCTAAAATTATTAACTGATTTTGGTGCATCTCCTTCGCTCAACCTGATTAAAAGTTACCAGCGTGATGAAGAGCTGGATTTCATTTCAACCGATGTTTATTCTTATCATGTAGACCGGTCGCCCGTTGCAACTGACACTTTTTTATGTACATATTATGGTGCTGCAGGTGATATAATACCGAATCATCAGGTAGAACAAAAAGTTTTAATACCAGAAATCCGCGAAAAGCTTAAAGCATTACATGAAGGACCGGAAGCAGGATTTGAAACTTTTTTAGCAGAATATTATTTTGACCTGCATTATCAGCCGAAAAACAATGCAAAGCCGGTAAATTTAGGTCTGGGGCATCTTTGGAAATTGGCAGTCGATCATCCCGAACAAAAAGTTTTACCCTGTGTTCACCGTGCGCCAGTAGAAAATGAAGGTGAGTACCGGCTACTGCTGATTTGTTAA
- a CDS encoding SusC/RagA family TonB-linked outer membrane protein, with amino-acid sequence MYEILHNIYRVKYARLNARILLKVKLITFIIIATFLQVSASSFAQISLREENASLEQVIQKIRKQTGYDFFYNSAAIKRAKPVTVSLENVSINKALEACFAGQPLVYRVEEKSIIIQAHREMVVAAILVTGKVVDEKGQPIPGALIRVKGTNGIRPVATDANGQFTILVPDETETLLVSYIGYRVEEVSIKNKKSPFTIKLSSATKDLEEVRVINTGLFKKSVESFTGASTMITAKDLADNGNRNLISTLRNIDPAFNIIESNAFGSNPNRLPEIQIRGNSSIPNVGELQDQARAELNTPLIILDGFQSTLQKLYDMNENEVESITILKDAAATSMYGSRGSNGVIVIMTKAPRPGKLRLSLRSDVNFEAADLSGYSLLKAADKLELERIAGYYNNARAEIDLPLKRYYNFLLNEVNSGVETDWMALPVRNELGQRHFLKVEGGDNAFRYSASGQLNDIQGVMKGSSRRTFNGNITLAYIYKNLRFRNNLQIQQSNSQESPYGTFSTYVAMNPYWRPYDANGNVLKFLGDPGNTDYVNYWGTLPTNPLYNATLKTFDKSATNELINNTMVEWNLVKDLVLRAQLGLTKGTTQSDAFRPAEHTAFANYTTDNIFRKGDYNYGIRNSFGYDGSLNLAYTKMLGLKHLISAGADYNIRQSKSSSYNFLAEGFPNANFDFVSMALQYAKDGKPSGTESLTRSIGLTGNVNYIYDNKYFVDASLRVDGSSQFGSKKRFAPFWSAGAGWNLHNEAFLKGNRYVNRLKLRGSVGITGAQNFNAYQALSTYQYYTNERYYNWMGSYLIGLGNDELKWQQTEKYNIGVDAEFLDRRLRFTGDYYIETTKDLVSSVNLPASSGFTSYVDNIGRLRNNGYELKATGFILNNPKSVIWSVSAALLHNKNKIVETSKALKDAQAATLNGNSDPGTLYIEGYSSNAIWVVPSLGIDPSTGKELYLGKDGQPTYTWKATDIVAVGSRDPKFFGNFSTMIRYKDFAINTSFRYTVGGQQYNRTLVDRVELTNYKNNVDSRVFYSRWQNPGDVAAFKGLLVTTPTYKSSRFVQDENTLVLQNINFQYNLSNKEWLKKMKLESLNLTVNASEPMYLSTIRRERGTDYPFSRQFSMSLSATF; translated from the coding sequence ATGTATGAAATTTTACATAACATTTATCGGGTAAAATATGCCCGTTTAAATGCTCGTATTTTACTCAAAGTGAAGTTAATAACCTTTATCATCATCGCTACATTCTTACAGGTGAGCGCTTCAAGCTTCGCCCAGATAAGCTTGCGTGAAGAAAATGCTTCGCTGGAACAGGTTATACAAAAAATCAGAAAACAAACCGGATACGATTTTTTTTATAACTCTGCTGCTATTAAAAGAGCTAAACCAGTTACTGTTTCTTTAGAAAATGTTTCTATAAACAAGGCGCTGGAAGCTTGCTTTGCCGGACAACCGCTGGTTTACCGGGTAGAAGAAAAATCTATTATTATCCAGGCACACCGCGAAATGGTAGTTGCAGCTATTTTGGTAACCGGTAAAGTAGTGGATGAAAAAGGGCAGCCTATTCCCGGGGCTTTAATTAGGGTAAAAGGCACCAATGGCATAAGGCCTGTTGCTACCGATGCGAACGGTCAGTTTACAATCCTGGTACCTGATGAAACGGAGACTTTATTGGTGAGCTATATTGGCTATAGAGTAGAAGAAGTTTCGATTAAGAATAAAAAATCGCCTTTCACTATCAAACTTTCATCAGCTACTAAGGATTTGGAAGAAGTAAGGGTAATTAACACAGGGCTATTTAAAAAATCAGTTGAGAGCTTTACCGGAGCCTCAACTATGATTACAGCTAAAGACCTGGCCGATAATGGTAACAGAAACCTGATTTCTACTTTGCGTAACATCGACCCGGCTTTTAATATTATCGAAAGCAATGCCTTTGGATCTAATCCTAACCGTTTGCCCGAAATCCAGATTCGTGGTAACTCGAGTATTCCAAATGTAGGCGAATTACAAGATCAGGCCAGGGCCGAACTTAACACCCCATTAATCATTTTAGATGGTTTTCAATCTACCTTACAAAAATTGTACGATATGAATGAAAACGAGGTAGAATCGATCACCATTTTAAAAGATGCTGCAGCTACTTCCATGTATGGTTCGAGAGGTTCAAACGGTGTGATTGTAATCATGACCAAAGCTCCACGACCCGGAAAACTACGCTTATCACTACGATCAGATGTTAATTTTGAAGCGGCTGATTTGAGCGGTTACAGCTTGTTAAAGGCTGCTGATAAATTAGAACTGGAGCGCATTGCCGGCTATTATAACAATGCAAGGGCAGAAATTGACCTACCCTTAAAAAGATATTACAATTTCTTGCTTAACGAGGTAAACAGTGGCGTAGAAACCGACTGGATGGCTTTGCCCGTAAGAAATGAATTGGGACAAAGACATTTCCTTAAAGTAGAAGGTGGCGATAACGCATTCAGATATTCAGCCTCAGGTCAGTTAAATGATATTCAGGGGGTAATGAAAGGCTCATCGCGCCGTACCTTTAACGGTAATATTACTTTGGCTTATATCTATAAAAATTTAAGGTTCAGAAACAATCTTCAAATTCAGCAAAGCAACTCACAGGAATCGCCTTACGGCACTTTTAGCACTTATGTGGCCATGAACCCATATTGGAGGCCTTACGATGCAAATGGAAATGTTTTGAAGTTTCTCGGCGATCCGGGCAATACCGATTATGTAAATTATTGGGGAACTCTGCCTACCAACCCTTTATATAACGCTACACTAAAAACTTTTGATAAGAGTGCTACCAACGAATTGATTAACAATACCATGGTAGAGTGGAACCTGGTTAAAGATTTGGTATTAAGAGCGCAATTGGGTTTAACCAAAGGTACTACACAAAGTGATGCTTTCAGACCTGCAGAACATACTGCATTTGCCAATTATACTACTGATAATATCTTTAGAAAAGGTGATTACAACTATGGAATCAGAAATAGTTTTGGTTACGATGGCTCTTTAAATTTAGCTTACACGAAGATGCTTGGCCTTAAGCACCTCATTAGTGCTGGTGCCGATTATAACATCCGTCAGTCTAAATCATCATCCTACAATTTTTTAGCTGAAGGTTTTCCTAATGCCAATTTCGATTTTGTATCTATGGCATTACAATATGCCAAAGATGGTAAACCCAGCGGAACCGAAAGCCTGACACGCTCAATAGGACTCACCGGAAACGTAAACTATATTTACGATAATAAGTATTTTGTTGATGCTTCATTGCGTGTTGATGGGTCATCTCAGTTTGGAAGTAAAAAACGTTTTGCTCCGTTTTGGTCAGCTGGTGCCGGATGGAATTTGCACAACGAAGCTTTCTTAAAAGGTAACAGATATGTAAACCGGTTAAAATTACGTGGTTCGGTAGGTATTACCGGCGCGCAAAACTTTAACGCTTACCAGGCTTTATCTACTTACCAGTATTATACCAACGAAAGATACTACAACTGGATGGGATCTTACTTAATAGGCTTAGGAAATGACGAGCTAAAATGGCAGCAAACGGAAAAATATAACATCGGTGTTGATGCAGAATTTTTAGACAGGCGACTTCGCTTTACAGGTGATTATTATATTGAAACCACTAAAGATCTGGTTTCATCGGTTAACTTGCCGGCATCGAGCGGATTTACCAGCTATGTAGATAATATTGGCCGTTTACGTAACAATGGTTACGAGCTAAAAGCTACAGGTTTTATCTTAAACAATCCTAAATCAGTTATCTGGAGTGTTTCTGCAGCATTATTGCACAATAAAAATAAAATTGTAGAAACTTCAAAGGCGTTAAAAGATGCCCAGGCCGCCACGCTTAACGGTAACAGCGACCCAGGTACCCTTTACATCGAAGGTTATTCGAGTAATGCCATATGGGTTGTACCTTCTTTAGGTATCGATCCGAGTACCGGAAAAGAATTGTATTTGGGTAAAGATGGTCAGCCAACCTATACCTGGAAAGCTACTGATATTGTTGCGGTTGGTTCAAGAGATCCTAAATTTTTCGGAAACTTCAGTACCATGATCCGCTATAAGGATTTTGCAATCAATACGTCGTTTAGATATACCGTTGGTGGGCAGCAATATAATAGAACACTGGTTGACCGGGTAGAACTTACTAATTACAAGAATAATGTAGATAGCAGGGTGTTTTACAGCCGCTGGCAAAACCCGGGCGATGTTGCCGCTTTTAAAGGCTTGCTGGTAACTACACCAACTTACAAATCTTCTAGGTTTGTGCAGGATGAAAATACGTTGGTATTACAGAACATTAATTTTCAGTACAATTTATCCAACAAAGAGTGGTTAAAGAAAATGAAACTGGAAAGCTTAAACCTAACCGTTAACGCTTCTGAGCCAATGTACCTGTCAACTATTCGCAGAGAAAGAGGAACCGATTATCCTTTTTCAAGACAGTTCTCCATGAGTCTAAGTGCTACATTCTAA
- a CDS encoding PKD-like family lipoprotein yields MKNLWIYVMVVMAMMTACKKDHSNYDYKTGEKITVKGIESSYTLISELDRLTLTPEVSSTEPNAQFEYLWGIYETNVQGSAPVLDTLAKTKDLNYLIKQAAKGWVLVYRVTNKTTGYSQYINVPVNVVTEFTRGWYVAKDDGTQSDLDLFLTPTSIVPVGKRENLYSSINGSKLPGQANLLSFLSAYKSTVTGTLGNTRTLVLSTDKDVATVNVNTLKKIFTLDNLLFDAPTVKGPCQVFPGGGSAYYLINGGNVHSIVNISANIGKFGGRFLKDASNTPYSISKYFMSNTSSNAYFFDETSSTFFGIGSGYGTALSSISDVTGTSMSASNNNQKLLYMGLKSGTYLPSPALRYVFSGCAVFQDKSNSSNKTLSNIDIDGYTMKLTNTSLTTADQLYNGANMTLMYGQENLMYFSVGGNQVWSRNLSNNFEKLEYTVPAGEQITFIRHKTGAETGYAYNYIMLGSKINGTYKIRMFNKASGSISGNPVATLEGTGTAKDILYISPSVSESTNTIQW; encoded by the coding sequence ATGAAAAATCTATGGATATACGTTATGGTCGTAATGGCTATGATGACTGCCTGCAAAAAAGATCACAGTAATTATGATTATAAAACGGGTGAAAAAATAACGGTTAAAGGCATCGAATCGAGTTATACCTTAATTTCAGAACTTGATCGTTTAACCTTAACACCAGAGGTAAGCTCAACAGAGCCAAATGCACAATTTGAATATTTATGGGGTATATACGAAACCAATGTTCAGGGATCGGCTCCGGTGTTGGATACGCTGGCTAAAACCAAAGACCTTAACTACCTGATTAAGCAGGCTGCAAAAGGCTGGGTCCTGGTTTACCGCGTTACCAATAAAACTACCGGTTATTCGCAGTACATTAATGTGCCGGTAAATGTGGTAACCGAATTTACAAGGGGTTGGTATGTGGCCAAAGATGATGGTACACAATCAGACCTCGATTTATTTTTAACCCCAACCAGTATTGTGCCCGTAGGTAAAAGAGAGAATCTTTACAGTAGCATTAACGGTAGTAAGTTACCCGGACAGGCCAATTTGCTTAGTTTTCTTTCAGCCTATAAATCAACGGTTACGGGTACTTTAGGTAATACCCGCACATTGGTTTTATCAACCGATAAAGACGTGGCCACGGTTAATGTAAATACCCTGAAGAAAATCTTTACGCTTGATAATTTGCTTTTTGATGCGCCTACAGTTAAAGGGCCTTGCCAGGTTTTTCCAGGTGGAGGTAGTGCTTATTACCTAATCAATGGCGGGAATGTACACTCCATTGTTAATATCTCGGCTAATATTGGCAAGTTTGGCGGAAGGTTTTTAAAAGACGCCAGCAATACGCCTTACAGCATATCTAAGTATTTCATGTCTAACACGAGTAGTAATGCCTACTTTTTCGACGAAACTTCAAGTACGTTTTTTGGAATTGGCAGTGGCTATGGAACTGCACTTTCAAGCATTAGCGATGTAACAGGTACTTCGATGAGTGCAAGCAATAATAATCAGAAATTATTGTATATGGGGCTAAAATCAGGCACCTATCTGCCATCACCTGCATTACGATATGTATTTTCCGGGTGTGCAGTATTTCAGGATAAGAGCAACTCATCAAATAAAACCTTATCCAATATTGATATCGATGGCTATACGATGAAGTTAACCAATACTTCGTTAACTACTGCCGATCAGTTGTACAACGGTGCCAACATGACTTTAATGTATGGTCAGGAGAATTTAATGTATTTCTCTGTAGGTGGTAATCAGGTATGGAGCCGGAATTTGAGTAACAATTTCGAAAAACTGGAATATACTGTGCCTGCAGGCGAGCAGATTACTTTTATCCGCCACAAAACAGGAGCAGAAACCGGGTATGCTTACAACTACATTATGTTAGGTTCTAAAATTAACGGAACCTACAAAATCCGCATGTTTAACAAAGCCTCAGGTAGTATTTCGGGTAATCCGGTAGCTACCCTCGAAGGAACTGGTACGGCTAAAGACATATTGTACATCTCGCCATCCGTTTCCGAATCTACAAATACAATTCAATGGTAG
- a CDS encoding TlpA disulfide reductase family protein — MIKKTLSTTLALVAIALAGLAQQPVQVKGELKRPNRPNVKLFKVANGRTVEIANAAVSEGKKFGFTFYPDYEGVYVIGTGNELSPNENYTFYFKGGEQLDITLADTTYTLNGKLNSKENMVMKQWNELTNPLYQKAINFMGKNSTFMDYFPQQEAIVAKAKTFLNGKATGNAKFDKQMKDIIELDLANYATNFLNTPRSAHPGVEEYSDFYSTLKANEMGKSAQKIYNYPYGMRVLSALVGVNMRQDKKPYKPGIEGLETYTTYVPNDTLKGELVLENLARYKSHDEYKAVADHFEKYIVTKAQKEKNNALITPLLSYKPGTDALQFSYPDKTGKDVSFASLKGKVVLVDVWATWCGPCRAEFPHLKQLEKDIEGQPIQVVSISTDADKDKEKWLKMIKDENLGGMQLFAGQNNEFSKYYKVNTIPRFLVFDKKGKIVSVDSARPSDPKLKELLLAEAAK; from the coding sequence ATGATTAAAAAAACTTTAAGCACCACGCTTGCCCTGGTAGCAATTGCGTTGGCGGGTTTAGCACAGCAACCCGTTCAGGTTAAAGGCGAATTGAAACGCCCTAACCGCCCAAATGTTAAACTTTTTAAAGTAGCCAATGGCCGAACTGTAGAGATTGCAAATGCTGCCGTAAGTGAAGGTAAAAAGTTTGGCTTTACCTTTTACCCGGATTATGAAGGAGTTTATGTAATTGGAACAGGTAATGAACTGTCGCCAAATGAAAACTATACTTTCTATTTTAAAGGGGGCGAACAGCTTGATATTACACTTGCGGATACGACCTATACACTAAACGGAAAACTTAACTCCAAAGAAAATATGGTAATGAAACAATGGAACGAATTAACCAATCCGTTGTATCAGAAAGCCATCAATTTTATGGGTAAGAACAGTACGTTTATGGATTATTTTCCTCAGCAGGAAGCCATTGTAGCCAAAGCCAAAACATTTTTAAACGGAAAAGCTACCGGTAATGCGAAGTTCGATAAACAAATGAAAGATATTATTGAACTGGATTTGGCCAACTACGCTACTAATTTTTTAAATACACCACGTTCTGCACATCCTGGTGTAGAAGAATACAGCGACTTTTATAGCACACTTAAGGCCAATGAAATGGGTAAGAGCGCTCAAAAGATTTACAACTATCCATATGGCATGCGCGTATTATCAGCATTAGTTGGTGTAAATATGCGTCAGGATAAAAAGCCATACAAACCAGGCATTGAAGGTTTAGAAACTTATACCACCTATGTGCCAAACGATACCTTAAAAGGTGAACTGGTGTTAGAAAACCTGGCCAGATATAAAAGCCACGACGAGTACAAAGCAGTGGCCGATCATTTCGAAAAATACATTGTAACCAAAGCACAAAAAGAAAAAAATAATGCTTTAATAACACCACTTCTTTCTTACAAACCTGGTACCGATGCTTTACAGTTTAGTTATCCTGATAAAACAGGAAAAGATGTTTCTTTTGCAAGTTTAAAAGGGAAAGTGGTATTGGTTGATGTTTGGGCAACTTGGTGTGGTCCGTGTAGAGCTGAATTTCCGCACCTTAAACAACTCGAAAAAGATATCGAGGGACAGCCTATTCAAGTAGTAAGCATTTCTACTGATGCCGATAAAGACAAAGAGAAATGGTTGAAAATGATTAAAGATGAAAATTTAGGAGGTATGCAGTTGTTTGCAGGTCAGAATAACGAATTCTCTAAATATTATAAAGTAAATACCATTCCAAGATTTTTAGTGTTTGATAAAAAAGGAAAAATTGTAAGTGTCGATTCAGCACGTCCTTCAGATCCTAAATTGAAAGAACTTTTGTTGGCAGAAGCTGCAAAATAA
- a CDS encoding FecR family protein has translation MKQHQANDLFNKYQQGKCTEEELSLLESWYNLPESEPLAFNADEILKAKAEVWQKLPLHQPKKTIKLWRTVGIAASLLLAISIGFVVFSQRNKAGQDLTASNDIKPGGKNATLKLADGREIILNNLATGEVLQQEGLKITKTANGQLIYTVQGSADHEALAFNSISTPLGGTYQVILPDGTKVWLNSASSLKYPTAFKDNKREVELVGEGYFEVAHNAQKPFHVITKTQDIAVLGTHFNLSAYPDDDFAKTTLYEGKVEVRAQDQVVVLKPNEQAVLQGGKLLVKQIDNEGDLAWKNNEFSFSSERLGEILKKLGRWYDVEFECPKDLENLEFGGYISRDKSLKQALNMIDQEGTVHFKIEGRKITAMK, from the coding sequence ATGAAACAACATCAAGCTAACGATCTTTTTAACAAATACCAGCAAGGCAAATGCACCGAAGAGGAGCTGAGCCTGTTAGAGAGCTGGTATAATTTACCCGAATCAGAACCTCTTGCATTTAACGCCGATGAAATATTAAAGGCGAAGGCTGAGGTTTGGCAAAAACTTCCACTACACCAACCTAAGAAAACAATAAAACTATGGCGTACAGTAGGTATTGCTGCATCTTTACTGCTCGCAATAAGTATTGGTTTTGTGGTGTTTTCCCAGCGAAACAAAGCCGGACAGGATTTAACGGCAAGTAACGATATTAAACCCGGAGGGAAAAATGCTACCCTAAAATTAGCCGATGGGCGCGAAATTATCCTGAACAATCTGGCTACAGGTGAAGTATTGCAGCAGGAAGGCCTTAAAATTACCAAAACCGCAAACGGACAATTAATTTATACGGTACAAGGTTCTGCAGATCATGAGGCATTGGCTTTTAACAGCATCAGCACGCCACTTGGCGGTACCTATCAGGTTATTCTGCCCGATGGGACCAAGGTTTGGCTAAATTCTGCTTCATCATTAAAATACCCAACGGCATTTAAAGATAACAAGAGAGAAGTTGAACTTGTTGGTGAAGGTTATTTTGAAGTTGCGCACAATGCACAGAAACCTTTTCACGTAATTACAAAAACGCAGGATATAGCTGTACTGGGTACACATTTTAATTTATCGGCTTATCCCGACGATGATTTTGCAAAAACTACCCTTTACGAAGGAAAGGTTGAGGTTCGTGCACAAGACCAGGTGGTGGTGCTCAAACCAAACGAGCAGGCAGTGTTACAGGGCGGGAAACTTTTAGTTAAACAGATTGATAACGAAGGCGATTTAGCCTGGAAAAACAACGAATTTTCTTTCTCCAGCGAACGTTTAGGCGAAATATTGAAAAAATTAGGCAGGTGGTATGATGTAGAGTTCGAATGTCCGAAAGATTTAGAGAACCTCGAATTTGGCGGATATATCAGCAGAGATAAAAGCTTAAAACAGGCATTAAACATGATTGATCAGGAGGGCACAGTTCATTTTAAAATAGAAGGGAGGAAGATTACCGCTATGAAGTAA
- a CDS encoding RagB/SusD family nutrient uptake outer membrane protein, with product MKKINYILIAVFLTGILFSSCKKYLTVNPKTQMPQNILFDTEGGFKDALTGVYIQMKSSSTYGSALTQTTIENLVSSWDVTSNATDQRLGLFNYTDGGVQISFEAIWGQQYKTIASVNAILGQIDARKDVFKTQGLYELVKGECLAIRAYLHFDMLRLFGPIPTATTGAASMPYATIVSTTPVEKISYTAFQNALYKDLTDAENLMKDIDPLTKYSVAQVKSPGLTSGFNPSDTFFAYRYLRMNYYAVKALQARTYLWFNETAKAYECAKAVIDVKNTDGTPKFKLGAATDFSNKDFVLTAEHVFGLYDFDMFNKYNNNYAAGILKKGTAETTIKTQLYGNTGTDIRESNLWELVTLGNGSKCYITKKYQVVANTAVTAATDFKQIPMIRLSELYLIAAEAAPYAEGVEYLKTFRTARNIGTMATPANPSALQTEIIKEYRKEFYAEGQGFYNYKRLNVPKASFLFVPSAATVNYLIPIPKTEAI from the coding sequence ATGAAAAAAATTAATTACATATTAATCGCTGTGTTTCTAACCGGGATACTTTTCTCATCATGCAAAAAGTACCTTACGGTAAACCCAAAGACACAAATGCCACAGAATATACTTTTCGATACTGAAGGTGGCTTTAAGGATGCACTTACGGGTGTTTATATCCAAATGAAAAGTAGCAGTACCTACGGTTCGGCTTTAACCCAAACAACGATTGAAAACCTGGTTTCAAGCTGGGATGTTACCTCAAACGCTACAGATCAGCGTTTAGGCTTGTTTAACTATACCGATGGAGGTGTTCAAATTAGTTTTGAAGCCATTTGGGGGCAGCAATACAAAACCATCGCGAGTGTTAATGCCATATTGGGGCAAATTGATGCCAGAAAAGACGTGTTTAAAACACAAGGTTTATACGAATTGGTAAAAGGAGAGTGTTTGGCCATCAGGGCTTATCTGCATTTCGATATGCTTCGCCTGTTTGGCCCTATACCTACCGCAACAACCGGTGCAGCATCAATGCCTTATGCTACAATAGTATCGACCACCCCGGTTGAGAAAATTTCTTATACCGCATTTCAAAATGCCTTATATAAAGATTTAACTGATGCAGAAAACTTAATGAAAGATATCGATCCGTTAACAAAATATAGTGTTGCCCAGGTTAAAAGCCCTGGACTTACATCAGGTTTTAATCCAAGCGATACTTTTTTTGCTTACCGTTACCTGCGTATGAATTATTATGCAGTGAAAGCTTTGCAAGCCAGAACTTACCTGTGGTTTAATGAAACAGCAAAAGCTTACGAGTGCGCCAAAGCGGTAATTGATGTGAAAAATACCGATGGTACTCCGAAATTTAAACTGGGTGCAGCTACCGATTTTTCCAATAAGGACTTTGTGCTTACTGCTGAGCATGTTTTCGGTTTATACGATTTCGATATGTTTAATAAGTATAACAACAACTATGCTGCCGGAATACTTAAAAAAGGTACTGCAGAAACAACCATCAAAACCCAGTTGTACGGTAATACCGGTACCGATATCAGAGAGAGTAACCTTTGGGAACTGGTTACTTTAGGCAACGGTTCTAAATGTTATATCACCAAAAAATATCAGGTAGTGGCCAATACAGCCGTAACAGCTGCAACAGATTTTAAGCAAATCCCAATGATTCGTTTGAGTGAATTGTATTTAATCGCTGCAGAAGCTGCTCCATATGCAGAAGGGGTAGAATACCTGAAAACATTCAGAACTGCCCGCAACATTGGTACCATGGCTACGCCTGCTAACCCTTCGGCATTGCAAACCGAAATTATTAAAGAGTACCGCAAAGAGTTTTATGCAGAAGGTCAGGGCTTTTACAACTATAAACGCCTTAATGTACCTAAAGCAAGTTTCTTATTTGTACCCTCGGCAGCAACAGTCAATTATTTGATCCCTATCCCAAAAACTGAAGCTATTTAA
- a CDS encoding RNA polymerase sigma-70 factor, whose translation MFDYGALPDDDLYLLLKNDDSMAYTIIYHRYFDTLYVHAANKLKDKDEAKDVVQEIFVNLWNNRTAINITTNFKSYLYVSIRNKVLDRISHQQVASRYADSLQHFIISNQCVTDHLVRERQLTRIIDDQIAQLPDKMRAIFELSRRESLSHKEIAHKLNISELTVKKQVANAVKILRSKLSVNFFLIF comes from the coding sequence ATGTTCGATTACGGAGCACTGCCTGATGACGATCTCTATTTGCTCTTGAAAAACGACGACTCAATGGCGTACACGATAATTTACCATCGTTATTTTGATACGCTTTATGTGCATGCCGCCAATAAATTGAAAGATAAAGATGAAGCCAAGGATGTGGTGCAGGAAATTTTTGTCAATTTATGGAATAACCGAACCGCAATAAACATCACCACAAACTTTAAATCCTATTTGTACGTATCGATAAGGAACAAGGTATTAGACCGGATTTCCCATCAACAGGTGGCCAGCAGGTATGCCGATTCGTTACAGCATTTTATCATCAGCAACCAATGTGTTACCGATCATCTGGTTCGGGAAAGACAACTTACGCGGATAATTGACGATCAGATTGCACAATTGCCGGATAAAATGCGCGCTATTTTTGAATTAAGCAGAAGAGAAAGTTTATCGCACAAAGAAATTGCCCATAAACTGAATATTTCCGAATTAACTGTGAAAAAACAAGTAGCCAACGCAGTTAAAATTCTCAGAAGTAAACTAAGTGTTAACTTTTTTTTAATTTTTTAA